In Heliangelus exortis chromosome 3, bHelExo1.hap1, whole genome shotgun sequence, the genomic stretch CATGCTGCTTACTAAATGGATTTCTTAGGACAGGCTGTCATGTTTCACTGGTGCTTTCTTCTCCATAAGGctaaaaaaacaacttgtggTGTAGCAATAACTTATATAATCAAGAGGTGCAAAAGGCAGGAAATTCTGCATTTGCACAATGGCTTCCTCCCCCTAGGGTATGCAGCCCAACTCGTTTCAGAAGTGATGAGATCCTTGCACATAGGTTCAGACCCCTCAAGAAAGTGCTCTGTGTGATATAGGAAATAAGCACTGGAGAAGTCCATGAACCAGGCTCCTGTCTGTACTGTTGCAACATGAGCACCTTCTGTCTGCGGCCCCATGTCCTCCCCTCTGATGGACTAAAAGTTTTGCTCAACCTACCTTTAAATACAGAGGTGAGAGGTGATGGGGCAGAACAAAGATTGCTGCCAAAGACCTGTCCAAATCATGCCCAAGTCAGCAGTTTCAGGATGGAGTGGACAGACATGCAGCTGCACAGCAAAGGCTATTATTACACTTTATTGATCAACGCTAATAAAAATAAGGGCTGCATGAATAAAGGAAAAGTTCAAACTGCTTGGAGTGAGTGTCAGTCAGCACTCCATGATGGATAAAATTGAGCATGCACGGGCTGCTTCTGCCAAGGATCTCCAGCTCTAGATAATGTCACTAAGGAAAGAAGTATCTTTCTCTATCAGTCATGCCCTTTAGTGTCAGAAAACCAAGGCAACAGTCCCAAATGTATAAACAAGGTGCCTGGCTACCAGAGGTGGCACAGTGTCCCTGTCAATGGTGGAAGCCATTCAGGGCAGGGCTCTTGCTCGGCCACTTTACCTGTAGAACACATTGGCAAGGCACAACAGGAGATCATCTGATATGTGGCTCTGCTGGGCCGTGGATTTAACCAAAGGTCAGTCCAGCCCTTGAAGGAAATCATGTTGGCAAGGCAGTGGGTGTATTTCAGCAGCTCTCACATTCCCTGTACTACCACCCTCATAAACATAACAGTACTGCACACCCACACAGCCTCATCCTGCTTGAGCAACTGACAGGCTAAAACTAGCTAGAACTAGTTATCCACAATTTTATTTGAATCGGGGATGCGGAGAAGAACATCCTACTACCAGTGTCTTCAAAACACatcaggagaaaagcagcagaagtgtAAGGCCCCTGCTTCAAGAGCCTTGGCCTCCTCCAGAGCTGGGGGACATCACCCTCGAGACCACACTCTGACATCCCAGGTCCCTGTGGGTCACAGCTGCAGGCTCCAGGCCGCCCCAACACGTCACGCCGGTGACCCCACCACTTTTAAGCTCAGGAGACTCCAGCTCAAGTGTCTTCACTGGTCCCAGACACTGCCAAGCAGCCCTCTGCGTAGTTCTAATTTCACAAAGGGTAATGgttactatttttaaatgaacatttaaaaCAGAACTTCTGAAGCAGAACTGCGAGGTGCAACAGTGAAGCAGATTTATGATCAAGTGccaaagagagggggaaaaaaattagaacgTTACACATTGCCAATGGATATTTCAGTGTAGTTTGTGTGATTGGGATACTTGGAAAAGGGATAAATGACATGTAGGGAAAACCACAAGCTTTTTCTTAAGCTATTCTATCAGACAGAAGATGCTCTGTTTGTGTGCTCTCCAGCACCCTGTAATGGGGCtaaaaagaagatggagactccctgcttacaaggagtcacatggacaaggggcaatgggcacaagttgctcctggagAGATTCCAATTAAACACAAgtggaaaatttttcactctgaggacagtcagacattggaatggtctctctggggaagtagtggactctctaattttggaaaattttaagtctcagcttgatggggtgctgggacatatcatataaacaatattattagaagggctggaccagatgatccttgaggtcccttccagcctgacattCTATTCTAATCCCACAACCAATTTACTGttccaaagcaaagcaagataTTTCCTTCTTCAAAACAAGAACTTCTGCAGGCCAGGCCacccagcagcaaaagcagtgtCCATTTTTCATCATTGTGGCCTTGTATCTCAGACatgatctccaaggtcccttccaacccaaaccattctatgctCTTGGGATGTCTTACTTTATACCTCAATGTTTGTCATCagttaataaaattttattattaaaaccaATTAAGATAAAAACAGACATTACAGACTTTGCCAAGAAGAGATTGTgccaatgatttttttttcacataatgCAGCACATGTCCTATGTCTGTACCACTACATATATCATACATGTTAGCTTTAGACAGGCTGAACTCCTCACAGTTCAAACAATGTTTACtgatcttttaaaaacagagagtAACTGCACTGAATCAGTGTGTTCCATGAATTCAGAGCACTGCCTGTGCAGCCCACAAAGATGACAAAACACTTAAAGATTCAGACTGATTGTTTCTAATCCATCAGAGATTTAAAATACCTTGCCCAAACATACGGTAGCACTTTTCAGCTAGCAATACATAAAAACTGATTATATGTAGAAGAACATAGTTTCCAAACTCCTAAAACTACAATAAGAAATAACAGAAACCTCAAATTGTCTTAAATTTCCGTGAGTGAAAAAGACTTTTATTTAGCACaggattaaaaccaaaacatgcatataaacatttttaaattaaaaaaaatgttacaaagtCTGAATATATCCCATTTCTCCTAGGAAAGCAATGTATTTCAAAACGcactctttttaaaatcaaagagCAATATTCTCCATCTCTCATCCTTGTAGTTCCTTTCTAAGATGGAAAAGGTCCTAAATTGGAACCTATCCCGTAATTCAGCATTTAGCAGGCAAACTGTTTTCCTGTAGCAGGATGTATTTTCACAGTATCTTGCAGAGCTGTGAAACTCTGTTACTGAGCTCTACTTACCTCTTCAGGTACTACAGGTGCAATTATGTACCTGGGGGATCACTTCCAGTCTGTCTACCTGATTTAGCACAGGACTTACCACTCCTGAAACCACTGGTGTTTTGTCCAGTTTAGCTGTCAGTATCCCACACAAGACCATTTTCCAAACCACACCTTTTGAAAGCATtcttccacctccttccccctgCTTCCAGGGTACTTTTCTCTCAGTTGCAAATCACCTTTTATACTATTCTGAGCTCCCTGAGTGGTTTCCTCTGAGCTCTAAGGATTACCTCTCTCCTCAGCCATGTCGGCCTCACTCAAGGCTCTCCCCACCCCGTGAAGGCTCACACAATCTCCCCGTCCCCGTAGTTTCAGCTCACTCGAGTGTGTTCATGTCTCCTGCTCTTGTTATTACTCCTTCAGCGTTTCGGAACCCGGCTCAGCCACCCTGGGGCCCAGGCCACCAGGCGGGGCAGGGCCTCTCTCGGATTTATGGCGCAGGGAGCTGGTTTTAAACGCGTACTCCGCACACCAGTGAGCAACAGCGCTATGTACCCACGACTTGTGTCACTCTCCCCACGCTCAAATGGCGGAGGACACGCGTGACACGGCGCCGGGCTGCCTCTCACAGCAGCACCAAGCCCACAACGAAGCGGAGGCGGGCGGGCCGGCCCTGGCTCACTCTGGATGGCGTTAGGGCCCTGCGGCCGCTGCCGAGAGTGCACGGGCAGGGCGGGAACGGGGGCACCGGAGGAAACAGGGGGGGACGGGGGTAGgatggggtgaggagggggtaGGACGGGGTGAAGGGGGGTAGAGCGGGGTGagggggaggagatgggatggggCGAGGGAGGGGGTGGGACGGGGTGACGGGGAGCGTAGGACCGGAGTGAGGAGCGGGTAGAACGGGGCGGGGGGTAGGACGGGGTGAAGGGTGGGGTGGAACAGGGTGAGGGGGGGCAGAAAGGGAGGTAAGGAGGTTTGGGATGGAGTGAGGGGGGAGAGTGGGACGGAGCgagggagggatgggtgggaCGGGGTAAGGGGGGGCAGATAGGGGTGTAAGCGGGGTGTGGGACGGGGTGAGGGGGGCGGGTAGGACGGAGTGAGGGGGGGCAGACAGGGGGGTAAAGGGGGTGTGGGATGGGGCGACGGGGGGGGTAGGACCGGAGTGAGGAGGGGGTGAAAGGGAGGTGTGggacagggtggggagggggggaacgACAGAGAGGACGATAAGGGGGGTGTAGGACGGGATGAGGGGGAGTAAGACGGGGCGAGGGGGGAGAGtgggatggggtgagggggggtaGGGCGGGGTGAGTGGGGGTAGGacagggtgagggggggggcaGGTAGGGGGTAAGGGGGAGTGTGGGACGGAGTGAGGGGTGATAGGACGGGGCGCCATGCGCCTATCGGAGGCGCGTGCCTGCAGCGGTGGAGGAGGcggggaaggagagggagggggagggggctgaAGCGCCGCGCGCGCGCGCTCCCCACCCGTTCCCGCGCGCGCACGCGTGCGCGCGTCCGTGTCTCTCCGTGACCCATTTCACCGAACAAAGGATTTCGGTGGAATCTCAGCCCTGGACCTAAAATGGCGCCGAGGCACTCGCCCGCCCCCgccccaaccccctcccctccagccgGCACCATCGAGATGGGGCGGGCCGGGGCGGATAGAGCGGCCCCTCCTCCTTGCCTTCTCTGCGCGGCAGTAGTCCCGCCTCGCTGGTGTAGCGGCGGGGC encodes the following:
- the LOC139794082 gene encoding uncharacterized protein, whose amino-acid sequence is MAPRPITPHSVPHSPLPPTCPPPHPVLPPLTPPYPPSPHPTLPPRPVLLPLIPSYTPLIVLSVVPPLPTLSHTSLSPPPHSGPTPPVAPSHTPFTPLSAPPHSVLPAPLTPSHTPLTPLSAPPYPVPPIPPSLRPTLPPHSIPNLLTSLSAPPHPVPPHPSPRPTPRPVLPAPHSGPTLPVTPSHPLPRPIPSPPPHPALPPFTPSYPLLTPSYPRPPLFPPVPPFPPCPCTLGSGRRALTPSRVSQGRPARLRFVVGLVLL